ATTATTGATGCTACATAAGTAAAGAAAAATGAACCGTTTTCTTTGTAACAAATGCATTAGAACTATTAATTTTAATCTGCTATGAAAAAATTACTAAAAACCATACCGCTTTTAGCTTTGCTACTTGTGATGAGTTCGTGCAGTTCCATCCGAACAGCTGCCGATTATGATAAAAATGCAACGTTTAGCGATTACAAAACCTTTGCCTTTTTTAAAACGGGCATTGATAAAGCCGAAATAAGCGATTTAGACAAACGCCGCATTTTACGTGCCATAGAGGCCGAACTATTAGCCAAAGGCTTTACCAAATCTGAAAACCCCGATTTATTAGTAAGCCTGTTTACAAAATCACAACAACGTGTTGATGTATATAACAACGCCTGGGGCTACGGTGCCTGGGGATGGGGCGGTTGGGGCCCTTGGGGCGGCTTCGGACCCGGTTGGGGATGGGGTTGGAACCAACCTAGCACATCGGTGAGCACCCAAGGAACGCTTTACATAGACCTTATTGATGCCGATAAAAAAGAACTGGTTTGGCAAGGTATGGGCACAGGGTATCTGAGCAAAAATGTTGAGAAAAAGGAAGAACGTATTAAAGAATTTGTTTCTGAAATAATGATGAAATATCCGCCCAATACGCAACAATAAAACACAAAAAAGTACCAATTTGGTACTTTTTTTATGGAAAATAAGGTTTGGCATGGCCATTATCCACTAACCATTGGTTGACTTCTAAACCATCTTCTAATACGATATTAGCCAAGTAGCGGCCGTATTTTCCTTGTTTGTCTTTATACGAAAGTATTCCCACCTCTTTATCCAATTATTTCATATCCCCCTAAAATATCAAGGACTTTCAAACCTTCTTCCCTTTCTTCACCTCGCAGCTCTGGGTATATATTCCATATAAATCAAGTTTCATTTTCTAAAAATGTTGAAAACCTAAAACTAAAAGGGCTGTAACCATGTCGGCTTCGTAAACATCAATAATTTTTGTTCGGCAACTATACATAACTTCTTAATTTTTAAATAACGATTGTTTTTGTAAAATATTTAAAAATATTCAGTATTCCTGTAGTTTCAAATAACAGTAATTAGATTAAATCAATAAAAACCTTCATTTAATGAATATTTCGTATTTTTATATTAGTTCACTTAGAAATCCAGACCATGCCCAATAACATTGAGACCAATCCTATTTTAAATCGTTTACCCAAACATTTAAAGCAGTTTATAAAGCCGCAAAATTACGAGCAATATTCTGCGGTCGATCAAGCCGTTTGGCGTTACGTTATGCGCAAAAATGTTGACTTTTTAAGTCAAGTGGCTCACAAATCTTACGTTGTGGGACTAAACCAAACGGGCATATCGGTTAACAGCATACCTAACATGTACGGTATGAACCGCATTTTAAAAGACATAGGCTGGGCAGCCGTTGCCGTTGATGGTTTTATTCCACCCAACGCTTTTATGGAGTTTCAAGCCTACAATGTTTTGGTAATCGCCAGCGATATCAGGCAATTGGAACATATTGAATACACCCCTGCCCCAGACATTATCCATGAGGGTGCCGGTCATGCCCCAATAATAGCTAACCCCGAATATGCCGAGTATTTACGGCGCTTTGGAGAAATTGGCTGTAAGGCAATCTCATCTGCCAAAGACTACGAGCTTTACGAAGCCGTCAGGCATTTATCTATTATAAAAGAAGCGCCCAACAGCAATACAGGTGATATCGCTTCCGCGGAAAAAAAAGTAGAAAGCCTTCAAAAAAACATGGGAAAACCAAGTGAAATGGCCCTGATAAGAAATTTACATTGGTGGACCGTAGAATACGGCTTGATAGGCACAATTGACAACCCGAAAATATATGGTGCGGGACTTCTATCATCTATTGGCGAAAGTGCTTGGTGCCTAACCGATGAAGTCAAAAAAGAAGCCTACACCATTGAAGCCGCTTACCAAGATTTTGACATTACCAAACCCCAACCACAACTTTTTGTAACACCCGATTTTGCACATCTTAGCTTAGTTTTAGAAGAATTTGCAAACACCATGGTGCTACGCAAAGGTGGTCTATCGGGTGTAAAGAAGCTTATAGAATCTGAAGCTTTAGGCACGATAGAACTCAGTACAGGGTTACAAATATCAGGCATCTTCAACGAGGTTTTTGAGCATGAAGGAAAGCCCATTTACGTTCAAACTTGTGGAAAAACAGCCCTTTCTTACCGAGAAAAAGAGCTTGTTGGCCATGGTATCAATGTACACTCCAAGCAATTTGGTTTTCCTATTGGCAAACTAAAAGGCATTAATTTAGCCATTGAAGATATGAGCCCTAGAGATTTAAATGCCTATAATATTTACGAAGAAAAAAGTACAACTTTAGAATTTGAAGGTGACATAACCGTAACTGGTGAAATTATTACCGGCAAACGCAACCTTCAAGGAAAAATTATTTTAATCAGTTTTAAAAACTGTACGGTTAAACACCTCGATAAATTGTTATTTAAACCTGAATGTGGCATTTATCATATGGCAATTGGCAAAGAAATAACATCAGCTTTTGCGGGACCGGCCGACTACAATAGTTTTGA
This genomic stretch from Flavobacteriaceae bacterium GSB9 harbors:
- a CDS encoding DUF4136 domain-containing protein, whose translation is MKKLLKTIPLLALLLVMSSCSSIRTAADYDKNATFSDYKTFAFFKTGIDKAEISDLDKRRILRAIEAELLAKGFTKSENPDLLVSLFTKSQQRVDVYNNAWGYGAWGWGGWGPWGGFGPGWGWGWNQPSTSVSTQGTLYIDLIDADKKELVWQGMGTGYLSKNVEKKEERIKEFVSEIMMKYPPNTQQ
- a CDS encoding thermonuclease family protein, which translates into the protein MDKEVGILSYKDKQGKYGRYLANIVLEDGLEVNQWLVDNGHAKPYFP
- a CDS encoding aromatic amino acid hydroxylase: MPNNIETNPILNRLPKHLKQFIKPQNYEQYSAVDQAVWRYVMRKNVDFLSQVAHKSYVVGLNQTGISVNSIPNMYGMNRILKDIGWAAVAVDGFIPPNAFMEFQAYNVLVIASDIRQLEHIEYTPAPDIIHEGAGHAPIIANPEYAEYLRRFGEIGCKAISSAKDYELYEAVRHLSIIKEAPNSNTGDIASAEKKVESLQKNMGKPSEMALIRNLHWWTVEYGLIGTIDNPKIYGAGLLSSIGESAWCLTDEVKKEAYTIEAAYQDFDITKPQPQLFVTPDFAHLSLVLEEFANTMVLRKGGLSGVKKLIESEALGTIELSTGLQISGIFNEVFEHEGKPIYVQTCGKTALSYREKELVGHGINVHSKQFGFPIGKLKGINLAIEDMSPRDLNAYNIYEEKSTTLEFEGDITVTGEIITGKRNLQGKIILISFKNCTVKHLDKLLFKPECGIYHMAIGKEITSAFAGPADYNSFDLITHKPSSETIHIKKSKERIELETLYQQVRDYREGKNRTISRTKVLEQLIEKHPNDWLLPVEIYELAFNGNEKKLCEIILEHLKNIKQNSPNLGHLIDNGLEIIHNKQSISSL